From one Conexibacter woesei Iso977N genomic stretch:
- the gpmI gene encoding 2,3-bisphosphoglycerate-independent phosphoglycerate mutase: MSDTLPVPRVVLVVLDGWGIAPPGPGNAVDLADTPVFDALWEKYPHTQLTAGGKAVGLPEGQMGNSEVGHLNLGAGAVVKQDLTRIDEAVEEGTLAHNEALLAATDPERFERVHLIGLVSDGGVHSGWKHLEALIALAGERGVRDVVIHAFTDGRDTSPRGGERYLQQVQEWADAAGNARIGSVIGRYYAMDRDSRAERTQAAVDLLLDGVSPHHTGSAVQAVTDSYARDERGDEFVAATTVGDEARIRPQDSVIAFNFRPDRMRQITEALGPKVALYTTLAEYEEGWPYPVAFPPQRPATTMTKVIAEAGGKQLHVAETEKYPHVTYFFGGGEEAPETGERRELATSPRDVPTYDKKPEMSAREAADKFIAAWREDEPTFGIINFANADMVGHTGVIPAAVKAVETVDACLGDVVAAVQESGGALLITADHGNADEMLEDDGSPDTAHSLNPVPVIVTVETLTLREGGILADVSPTLLQLLGIAQPDAMTGTTLLVG, encoded by the coding sequence ATGAGCGACACGTTGCCCGTCCCGCGCGTCGTCCTGGTCGTCCTCGACGGCTGGGGGATCGCTCCGCCCGGGCCGGGCAACGCGGTCGACCTCGCCGACACGCCGGTCTTCGACGCGCTGTGGGAGAAGTACCCGCACACGCAGCTGACGGCCGGCGGCAAGGCCGTCGGCCTGCCCGAGGGCCAGATGGGCAACAGCGAGGTCGGCCACCTCAACCTCGGCGCGGGCGCGGTCGTCAAGCAGGACCTGACGCGCATCGACGAGGCGGTCGAGGAGGGCACGCTCGCCCACAACGAGGCGCTGCTGGCCGCGACCGATCCGGAGCGGTTCGAGCGCGTCCACCTGATCGGCCTCGTGTCCGACGGCGGCGTGCACTCGGGCTGGAAGCACCTCGAGGCGCTGATCGCCCTGGCCGGCGAGCGCGGCGTCAGGGACGTCGTCATCCACGCGTTCACCGACGGCCGCGACACGTCCCCGCGCGGGGGCGAGCGCTACCTCCAGCAGGTCCAGGAGTGGGCGGACGCCGCCGGCAACGCGCGCATCGGCAGCGTCATCGGCCGCTACTACGCGATGGACCGCGACAGCCGCGCCGAGCGCACCCAGGCCGCGGTCGACCTGCTGCTCGACGGCGTCTCGCCCCACCACACGGGCAGCGCCGTCCAGGCCGTCACCGACTCCTACGCGCGCGACGAGCGCGGCGACGAGTTCGTCGCGGCGACGACCGTCGGCGACGAGGCCCGGATCCGCCCGCAGGACTCGGTCATCGCCTTCAACTTCCGCCCGGACCGCATGCGCCAGATCACCGAGGCGCTCGGCCCGAAGGTCGCGTTGTACACCACCTTGGCCGAGTACGAGGAGGGCTGGCCCTACCCGGTCGCTTTCCCGCCGCAGCGCCCCGCGACGACGATGACGAAGGTCATCGCCGAGGCCGGCGGCAAGCAGCTGCACGTCGCCGAGACCGAGAAGTACCCGCACGTCACGTACTTCTTCGGCGGCGGCGAGGAGGCCCCGGAGACGGGCGAGCGCCGCGAGCTCGCGACGTCGCCGCGCGACGTCCCGACCTACGACAAGAAGCCCGAGATGAGCGCCCGCGAGGCGGCCGACAAGTTCATCGCCGCCTGGCGCGAGGACGAGCCGACGTTCGGGATCATCAACTTCGCCAACGCCGACATGGTCGGCCACACCGGCGTGATCCCGGCGGCCGTCAAGGCGGTCGAGACCGTCGACGCCTGCCTGGGCGACGTCGTCGCCGCCGTGCAGGAGTCCGGCGGCGCGCTGCTCATCACCGCCGACCACGGCAACGCCGACGAGATGCTCGAAGACGACGGTTCTCCGGACACGGCGCACTCGCTGAACCCGGTCCCGGTCATCGTCACCGTGGAGACCTTGACGCTCAGAGAGGGTGGCATCCTTGCGGATGTCTCGCCAACCCTGCTCCAACTCCTAGGCATCGCCCAGCCGGACGCCATGACCGGCACCACTTTGCTTGTCGGTTAG